The following nucleotide sequence is from Nitratidesulfovibrio termitidis HI1.
GGCCGCCAACTACATCGAAGCGTTGCGCGTGCAGATGAAGATCGCCAGGGCCATGGCCATCTTCGCGGGCAAAAACCCCCATTCGCAGACCATGCGCGTGGGCGGGGTGACCTGCTACGAGGCCCTGCGGCCCGAACGGCTGGCGGAATTCCGCGCCCTGTACGAGGAATGCCGCACCTTCATCAACCACAACTACCTGGGCGACCTGACCATTCTGGGCCGCCGCTACCCCGAGGTAGCCGCGTACGGGCGCACCACCAACTACATGGACTTCTCCGACTTCCACGACCCGGAAACCGGCAAGGACCCGTTCTTCCGGGGCGGGGTGCTGTGGGGGCACGCCATCGGCAAGGCAGAGGACCTGGACCCCGCGCAGATTCAGGAACACCTGTCGCGCGGCTGGTACAAGCCGGGGCCGCCCGCCCATCCCTATGACGGCGTGACCGACCCGGACTACACCGGCTACGATCCCGACGGCCACTATTCGTGGTCCAAGGCCCCGCGCTACAAGGGCGAGGCCGTGGAAACCGGGGCGCTGGCCCGCCGCCTTATCGCCTATTCGCGCGGGGAAAAGGAAACCGTCACCCGGCTGGACGCCTGGCTTGCCGCCTGCAAGCTGAAGCAGGAAAACCTGTTCTCCACCATGGGCCGCACGGCGGCGCGCATGGTGGAAAGCGTCATCCTGATGAACCGCGTGCAGGGCTGGCTGAACGACCTGGAAGACCGCGCCAAGGCCGGACCCGTGGAAATCTACAAGGAATGGAAGATGCCCGACGAGGCCAAGGGCGTGGGCTTCTGCGCGGTGACGCGCGGGGGGCTTTCGCACTGGATACGCATAGAAAAGGGCAAGACCGCCAACTACCAGATGGTGGTGCCCAGCACCTGGAACCTTGGCCCGCGCTGCGACAAGGGCAAGCCGTCCGCAGTGGAGCAATCGCTGATGGGCAACCCGGTGCTGGACCCCGACCGCCCGGTGGAACTGCTGCGCACGGTGCACTCGTTCGACCCGTGCATTGCCTGTTCCGTGCACGTGCTGCACGCGGGGGGCAAGCGGTCGTTCCGCATCCTGTAGCGGCTGGGACAACCGGAACGACCGGGACAGGGGCGGCAGCGGACGGCCCGACAATTACGCGGGCAGGCCGGCAGCGCGCCGCCTGAAAAGAACACGACAAACGCACAACGGGGCGGACCGCGCATGGCGCGCGGTCCGCCCCGTTTCGCTGTCTTCTTTTTTGGGGGGAGCTGTCCGGCCCTTACGCTTCCGGGCTCAGGTACGGATCGTCGGTGGCCAGGTAGCCGCGCACGTAGTCGTCCACGCCCTCTTCCAGCGACCGGAAGGGCACGTCGCACCCGGCCCGGCGCAGCTTGTCCATGCTGGCCTGGGTGTAATTCTGGTACTTGCCCGCAAGGTGCGCGGGCATGTCCATGTATTCGATGACCGGCTGGCGGTCCATGGACGCGAACACGGCGCGGGCCAGGTCGTTCCAGGTGCGCGAGGCGCCGGTGCCCACGTTGAACACGCCGCCCACCTCGGGGTGCTGCAACAGCCACCACATCACGTCCACGCAGTCCTTCACGTACACGAAATCGCGCATCTGGCCGCCGTCGGCGTAGTCCGGGTGGTTGGAACGGAACAGGGTGATGCGGCCCGCGTTGTTCACGTTGTGGAACGACTTGCAGATGACGCTGCGCATGTCGTCCTTGTGGTATTCGTTGGGGCCGTACACGTTGAAGAACTTCAGGCTGGCGATGGAATCCAGCAGGCCTTCGCGCCGCGCCCACAGGTCGAACAGCTGCTTGGAGTAGCCGTACATGTTCAGGGGCTTCAGGCGGGGCATCAGTTCGTCGTCGTCGGAAAAGCCCAGCGCGCCATCGCCGTAGGTGGCGGCGCTGCTGGCGTTGACGAAGCGCGCGCCGGTCTGCATGGCCAGCGTGCACAGCATGCGGCTGTAGCGAAAGTTGTTTTCCATCAGGAAGTCGGCGTCGCGTTCCGTGGTGGACGAGCACGCCCCCATGTGCACGATGGCGTCCACTTCCCACGGCAGGTCGCCGTGCAGGACCATGTCCATGAACCCGTCG
It contains:
- a CDS encoding nickel-dependent hydrogenase large subunit gives rise to the protein MADKAYTGRIVVDPVTRIEGHLKIDVSVKNGVVDNAWSSTQLFRGLEIIVKGRPPEDVHNYVQRACGVCTTTHSLTSIRAVENAMGFKAPPAAELVRHLILATLIVHDHLVHFYHLHSLDFCDVANALKADPVAAAKLASQVSGRDVAPGDLFVVHGRLKKFVEAGQLGWLDNAYFLGGHPAYRLSPEENLVLAANYIEALRVQMKIARAMAIFAGKNPHSQTMRVGGVTCYEALRPERLAEFRALYEECRTFINHNYLGDLTILGRRYPEVAAYGRTTNYMDFSDFHDPETGKDPFFRGGVLWGHAIGKAEDLDPAQIQEHLSRGWYKPGPPAHPYDGVTDPDYTGYDPDGHYSWSKAPRYKGEAVETGALARRLIAYSRGEKETVTRLDAWLAACKLKQENLFSTMGRTAARMVESVILMNRVQGWLNDLEDRAKAGPVEIYKEWKMPDEAKGVGFCAVTRGGLSHWIRIEKGKTANYQMVVPSTWNLGPRCDKGKPSAVEQSLMGNPVLDPDRPVELLRTVHSFDPCIACSVHVLHAGGKRSFRIL
- the rfaD gene encoding ADP-glyceromanno-heptose 6-epimerase, giving the protein MYIVTGGAGFIGSAMVWKLNRMGIDDIIIVDNLATTEKWKNLVNLRYADYIHRDGFMDMVLHGDLPWEVDAIVHMGACSSTTERDADFLMENNFRYSRMLCTLAMQTGARFVNASSAATYGDGALGFSDDDELMPRLKPLNMYGYSKQLFDLWARREGLLDSIASLKFFNVYGPNEYHKDDMRSVICKSFHNVNNAGRITLFRSNHPDYADGGQMRDFVYVKDCVDVMWWLLQHPEVGGVFNVGTGASRTWNDLARAVFASMDRQPVIEYMDMPAHLAGKYQNYTQASMDKLRRAGCDVPFRSLEEGVDDYVRGYLATDDPYLSPEA